The DNA segment AGGCTTTTAAATTTTCCATTCCTCCATTGGGAAATCAATTTATTATTGGATTAAAGGATTCCTCCCTAGTTGCCTATGTGGGAATGTCGGATTTATGGGGTTCGGGTTTAAGTGAAGCAGCCTCGAATTATCGCCAACTAGATACTTACATGGTGGTTGGTATCTATTATTTAGTCCTTGTTTTGATATTTTCTTACTTGCTAAGGAAATTAGAGAGACGAATGGATATCGACTCAAAAGAGGCAGCATAGATAACATAAGGGTCAGAAACCAATTATGGTCTGACCCTTTTATTATATAAATTATAGAATTATCAGAAAGATAGGATGAAAGACATGTTTAAAGTGGATATAAAAAGTAGGAAAGGCCTATTCTTATGGAAATGTAGGAGATGAGATAATAGCTTTAAGTAAGCGTTTTCTAAACTTGTTTGTGCAAACGTTTGCTCTAATAAACATATAGCTAGGGGAGGAAAAAGAATGAAAGGTAAATCACGGAAGTTATTCAGTTACTTAGCACTTATAATGTTAATTGTGCAAACGATTGCAGGAACGGCGTTATTTCATCCGTCACCAACAAAGGCGGAAGGAAAAGTAGTAACGCTAGTCGGTAACCTACAAGATGAATTGGGTGGTTCAGGTGAATGGAACCCAGCTGATCCTGCAACACAAATGAAGCAACAGGAGAATGGGAAGTATAAACTAACCGGAACACTTCCTGCAGGAAGCTATGAATATAAAGTAGCCATTAATGGTTCATGGGATGAAAACTATGGAGTGGATGGTACTCCTGGGGGGGATAACTATAAGTTTACATTAGATAAGGAAACACAGGTTACTTTTATTTATGATGATAGTACCCATCGTGTAACCCTACCAATCGAATTGCCGGATAGTGAAAAACCTAGAATAGTAGGCGATATACAGCCTGAGCTAAATGCAGGTGGAGAGTGGTCACCTAATGAGTCAACTGCCATTTTACAAGATGAGGACCATGACAATGTATACACCTATACAGCTCAAGTTCCAAAGGGGAAGCATGAATTTAAGGTTGTACTAGGGAACAACTGGAGTGCGCCTGCCTATCCAGAGAATAACTTTGTGTTAAATGTCCTAAAAGATGCAACGGTTACGTTCTTTTACAACCATGATACAAACGAAGTTTACACTGATTATGATCCTGGTTTACCTGATGGCAGTGTCCAAGGGGACAAGCTTTTTCACAACACATGGGATTCGGCTTTCCGATCACCATTTGGTGCAGTAAAAGCGGGAGAAACAGTCAAGCTCCGTCTTCAAGCAAAGAAGGGTGACTTAACTGGTGCTAAAGTCCAGCTAAAAAACTACAATACTGGTAATACGGTAATGGTAGATATGGAATATGCCGGTTGGATGGATCAAAAGGGTAAAGAGGTTGAGTTTTGGGAAGCAGACGTTAAACCAGATGTTAAAGGGGTTTATGGATATAAGTTTATTGCTCGAGACGGTGAAGGACAAAAAGAATACGGCGAAGACGTTCAGGAAGGTGGAAAAGGTACGGCTTCTGATTCAAATGCATCTTTATTCCAACTCACCGTATATGACCCTTCTTTTAAAACACCAGATTGGATGAAGGAAGCGGTTGTATATCAGATTTTTCCAGACCGCTTTAACAATGGGAACAAAAAGAATGATGAAGCAAAGAAAAATGCCCGCGGTGATGAACCGATTGAGCATAAACAGTGGAATGACTTGCCTGATAATCCTCGTCTAGAAGGGACAGAAGGGTATAAAGGAGATGCCATTTTCTCTAATGATTTCTTCGGTGGAGATATTGCTGGAATTCAAAAGAAATTGGATTATATCCAGTCATTAGGCGTAAACACACTTTATTTAAATCCAATTGCAGAAGCTGCATCGAACCATAAATATGATGCTGCGGACTACAAGAATGTTGACCCAATGTTTGGTTCACCTGAAGAATTTAAAGCCTTTACGAAAGAATTAAAGAAACGGAAAATGCACTTGATTTTAGATGGAGTGTTTAACCATGTAGGGGACGATTCCATTTATTTTGATCGTTACAGTAAATACCCAACAGTTGGTGCTTATGAGTACTGGGCAGCTATCTATGATCTTGTAAATAAAGGAATATCAGAAGCTGAGGCAAAAAAGCAAGTAAAAGATAAATTTATCGCTGAAGGACAAACGTTTAGTCCATACGGCTTCGAAAATTGGTTTAACATTCAAAATGAAAAAGTTGATGGCGTATATAAATATCAGTGCTGGTGGGGTTACGATTCCCTTCCAGAAATCAAATCAGTGCCTGGTGAAGCTGTCGACTATTCATCCGAACTCAATAACAAGTCATTTGCGGATTATATTATGTATGATGAAGATTCAGTGGCAAAGTCATGGATTAAAAACGGTTCTTCAGGTTGGCGATTAGATGTGGCAAATGAAGTTGATCCTGAGTTTTGGCGTGAATTTCGTAAAGAACTGAAAACAGGAAAAAAAGACGACCCACTAATTCTCGGTGAAATTTGGGATGATGCTTCAGAATATTTTCTTGGTGACTTATATGATTCGGTTATGAATTACCGTTTCCGCGGTGCGATGATTGATTATTTAAAGTCAGGAAATGCGGAAGGAGCAGAAAATCAGCTCAATGCTGTCTTTGAGGACTATCCTAAGGAAGCATTTTATTCCCTTATGAATTTGATGGGCTCACATGATACAGCTCGTGCAGCGTTTGTTCTGGGAAATGGTACAGACTCGTATGAGAGAGCGGAGTTTGATAATAATTATAATCCTGAACTAGGAATTCAGCGTTTAAAGCTCGCTTCTATTCTACAAATGGGTTATGCAGGTGCACCAACGATTTACTATGGCGATGAAGCTGGTGTCACAGGTTCAAAAGACCCTGATGACCGCAGAACCTATCCATGGGGTAATGAAAACAAAGATTTAATCAAACATTATCAAACAATTGGAAAAGTAAGAAATGACTTTCATGATTTATTTAGCTATGGTGATTTAAATCATCTGTATGCTAAGGGAGATGTGCTTGCTTTTTCTCGTTCAGATAAAAAGAATGTTGCTATAGTTCTAACAAATCGTGGTAAAGAAGATAAAACGGTTGAATTGAATGTTGAGGATTTATTGATTAATGGTATTAAGTTTACAGATCAATTAGATAAAAAATACACAATTGTAACCAAAGAAGGAAAGTTAAGTGTGACAATTCCTGCTATGAGCGGACGAATGCTTATATCCGATAAAGGGCAGAACCTAAAACGTCCAGCTTTGGTAACAGGCTTAACTGTAGCAGAAGGAAGTCATACCGCGACACTTAAATGGAATGGCGATGCAAAAAAATATGCCATTTACCAATCAACAATCTCCGGAGCTTTTTATCAAAAAGTAAAAGAAACTACTAATACTACAATATCAATTGACGGTTTAG comes from the Neobacillus sp. PS2-9 genome and includes:
- a CDS encoding alpha-amylase family glycosyl hydrolase codes for the protein MKGKSRKLFSYLALIMLIVQTIAGTALFHPSPTKAEGKVVTLVGNLQDELGGSGEWNPADPATQMKQQENGKYKLTGTLPAGSYEYKVAINGSWDENYGVDGTPGGDNYKFTLDKETQVTFIYDDSTHRVTLPIELPDSEKPRIVGDIQPELNAGGEWSPNESTAILQDEDHDNVYTYTAQVPKGKHEFKVVLGNNWSAPAYPENNFVLNVLKDATVTFFYNHDTNEVYTDYDPGLPDGSVQGDKLFHNTWDSAFRSPFGAVKAGETVKLRLQAKKGDLTGAKVQLKNYNTGNTVMVDMEYAGWMDQKGKEVEFWEADVKPDVKGVYGYKFIARDGEGQKEYGEDVQEGGKGTASDSNASLFQLTVYDPSFKTPDWMKEAVVYQIFPDRFNNGNKKNDEAKKNARGDEPIEHKQWNDLPDNPRLEGTEGYKGDAIFSNDFFGGDIAGIQKKLDYIQSLGVNTLYLNPIAEAASNHKYDAADYKNVDPMFGSPEEFKAFTKELKKRKMHLILDGVFNHVGDDSIYFDRYSKYPTVGAYEYWAAIYDLVNKGISEAEAKKQVKDKFIAEGQTFSPYGFENWFNIQNEKVDGVYKYQCWWGYDSLPEIKSVPGEAVDYSSELNNKSFADYIMYDEDSVAKSWIKNGSSGWRLDVANEVDPEFWREFRKELKTGKKDDPLILGEIWDDASEYFLGDLYDSVMNYRFRGAMIDYLKSGNAEGAENQLNAVFEDYPKEAFYSLMNLMGSHDTARAAFVLGNGTDSYERAEFDNNYNPELGIQRLKLASILQMGYAGAPTIYYGDEAGVTGSKDPDDRRTYPWGNENKDLIKHYQTIGKVRNDFHDLFSYGDLNHLYAKGDVLAFSRSDKKNVAIVLTNRGKEDKTVELNVEDLLINGIKFTDQLDKKYTIVTKEGKLSVTIPAMSGRMLISDKGQNLKRPALVTGLTVAEGSHTATLKWNGDAKKYAIYQSTISGAFYQKVKETTNTTISIDGLDNGRKYYFAVVALDKNGNESEKVETKEAVIPHVSLTSDNYKIDHVTALEPGIIDLSKPETVTANIFVKGETEVEQMEGLQAKLEVKQPGSEKWTSIKAGYVNQQETSNVFSTNFLPFNVGTYEYRFAFSNDLARSWVTSETKSVSFTKGDDTTAPAEKLTLEQPQQESGQVNLSWKVEGANDPYMVTIVRDGEMIDQLLDLSKNSFRDINVTNGKTYTYEVQIYDKAGNMVKSNAVTITPELVTVKVTFKVNAPAYTPQGIYITMPGSKNGWNTGAWQMTRAGAVTNDYEYTVEAQEGEVLTYKYVKNGTWDQEGLPDHTAATPTDDDVSYYGYGAQGTDLSVVVTNQGGNQMVVQDRIIRWIDLPVVVTSHTDGQTVSTDSITLQGNAIKEGVLTINGEPVTINSDMTFSHSIKLNAGENKLSIHIEPSEDSKTANFKNDGGASSKATKTINFTINKK